The DNA window CGCGTCTATGACCTTGCGGTGCAACGTTTCCTCTACACCAACTTCGATTCCGCGGCCGCCTATCTGGGGCCTACGGTACTGCGTAATGCACCCGAACTCACCCGCCTGTTGCTCCGGACACTGGACCGGTTCATCGCCGAGCGATTCACCGATCGTCGCCTGCGCCAGATCCTCGGGTACCCGGCGGTGTTCCTCGGCTCATCCCCCGATCGCACGCCGGCGATGTATCACCTGATGAGTTGGCTCGACATCGCCGACGGGGTGCGTTACCCGGTGGGCGGATTCACCACCCTGGTCGACGCGTTGGCCGCGGTCGCGCTGGAACACGGTGTGCGCGTTCACACATCAACCACAGCCGTCGCCATCGAAACCACGCCCCGACGTCGGCTCACCCGGCCGCTGGGGCGACGCGCATCGGTGCGCGGTGTGCGGGTCCGTGACGACGACGGTGACGAGCGGACCATCGACGCCGACGTGGTGGTCGGCGCCACCGACCTGCATCACGTCGAAACCCGGCTGTTGCCCGCCCGGCTGCGCACCTTCGGTGAGAAGTGGTGGGACCGTGCCGTATCCGGCCCCGGCTCGGTCCTCGTCTTCCTCGGCGTACGCGGCGAGCTTCCGCACCTGGCGCATCATTCGTTGTTCTTCACCGAGGACTGGACCACCAACTTCGATGCCATCTTCGAGAGTCCCACGCGCGTGCCGGATCCGGCATCCATCTATGTGTGCCGTCCGTCGGCGACCGATCCGAGCGTCGCACCCGCCGGTCACGAGAATCTGTTCATTCTCGTCCCGGTGCCGGCGGATCCCGATCTCGGCGCGGGCGGTGAGGACGGCCACGGCGACGCCACGGTCGAGCGGATCGCCGATCGCGCCATCGCGCTCGTCGCCGACTGGGCGGGTGTGCCCGACCTCGCCGAGCGGATCGCCGTGCGGCGCACCGTGGGACCCGCGGACTTCGTCACCGATGTCAACGCGTGGTCGGGTGGGGCACTCGGACCCGCACATACGTTGCGGCAGAGTGCCTTCTTCCGCGCGACCAACCGTTCCCGCAAGGTCGACGGCCTGTACTACGTCGGGCACAGCACCACCCCCGGCATCGGCCTCCCGATGTGCTTGATCAGCGCCGAGCTCGTCCGCAAACGCCTCCGCGGCGACAAGTCAGTCGGCCCGTCGCCCACACCACCACCTCCCACCACTGGTTGAGCGGAACAACCCCCACCGCTGGTCGAGCCACCCCGTGACCACGGATCACACCGCCCGACCCCCACTGCTGGTTGAGCCGTGACTGACGAGCGAAGCGAGACAGCCGCGCGTCGAATCCACCCCGCGACACGACAATGTCAGCACCACAACGGATCACACCGCCGGACCGATCAACTCGGCCACAATCTTCGCCGACATCATCACCAACGGCAGTCCACCGCCGGGGTGGGCGGAACCGCCGACCACGAACAGACCTGGAACGTCGGTGGTGTTGCGCGGCCGCAGGAAGGCGGCGCGCGGACCATTCGACGACGTCCCGTAGATCGACCCGCCGGGAGTGAGCGTGCGCCGTTCCAGATCCGCGGGTGTCAGGATGTCGCAGTGCCGCACACGAGTTCGGATGTCGAGTCCACGCTCGGCCATTCGGTGCAGGATCATGTCCGCGTAGTCGGTGGCCAATGCGCCGCGGTCCCAGTCGACTCCGTTTCGCGGCTCGTGTCGGGGCGCATTCACCAGCACGAACCACGCACCAGTACCTGGCGCCGGCACGATCTGTGGGTCCTCGGGGGCAGACAGGTAGATGGTGGGGTCCGCCACGGGACGTGGCGGACCCCCGCGGCCGAAGATGGCGTCGAACTCCGCGTCGTAGTCCTCGGGGAACAGGACCTGATGATGACATCGGTCCGGCGGGGGATCGTCGACACCGAGCAGCAGCACAAAACCCGACAGCGACGCTGTCGCGCGCCGGATCCGGCGCAGAGCCCTTGCCGCTGAACGCGTGTGGAGCAACGATCGATACAGTTGCTCGGCATCGGCGTTGGCGACCACCAGATCAGCCCGGCGGTAGGTGCCGTCGGACAACACGACGCCATCGGCGTGCCCGTCGGCGCCGACGCTGATCTGCGCGACGGTGCTACCCGTCTCGATGACGCCACCGAGTGCCTCGAACCGGTCGGCGATCGCGGTGGCGATCCGCCCCAGGCCACCTGGGACATACCATGATCCCCACGCCTGCTCCGCCCACGGCACCGCGGCGAGAGCCGCCGGGGCACGCCTGGGATCTGAGCCGGTGTAGGTCGCGTACCGATCGAGCAGCATCCGTAGCGGCGGATCGCGCAGATAGCGGGATCCGAGACCTCGCAGCGACCTCCAGGGGGCGATGGTGGCGATGTCGGCGGGCCGGGCAGCTCTGAGCAGCGAGCGGCCACTGATCGGCGACTCCAGGAACGTGTGGTGGGTGAGATCCCAGATGTGTTCCGCGCGAGCAAGAAACGACATCCACTGTGCACCACGACCCGGCCCGAGCGCGGTGTCGAGTGCATCGGGGATCTCGGACAGCTCACCCGGCAGATCCAATCTCGTCCCGTCCGGGAATCGGTACCGGGCGGCGATGTCGAGGCGGGTCAGCGGCAGTACGTCGTCGACCGCGACGCCGGTGGCCGCGAACAGCTGCTGCAGCACGTGCGGCATCGTCACCAGCGAGGGTCCGGTGTCGAAGATGAAGCCATCACGTTCCAGCACACCGAGTTTCCCGCCGATCTCGGCAGACTGTTCGATGATGCTGACCCGGTGGCCCAGCGCCTGCAACCGCAGCGCGGCGGCCAATCCGCCCACGCCGGCGCCGACGACGAGGACCTCCGTCATCGGCCCACCGCCACCGTGCGCCCCTTCCAACGCGCCGTGCCGCGCCGGCGTGCGATCATCGAATCCGCGGTGAGCAGCCCGAACGCGAGGATCGAGATCGGATGCGCGGCCACGTCGGGCCAGATCCGACCGTGCGTGGTCGCGGCGACAACCGCCCGGGACGTCACGCCGGCGAGGTATCCCACCAAGCCGGCACGGGATCCGCCGACCATCGCGATCGCCGGGACGACGTGCACGACGACGAGCAAGCCGACCACCGCCACGGCCGCCGACGACGATCCGAAGGCCGCCCACAAGGACTTTCGATACCCGTCGCGGAGAGCGACGGCACCGGTGTACATGCGGCACTCGGCGATCTGGCTGCCCTCGGTCACCCCACCGCGTCCGCCGACGGCTTTGACGGCGCGGAGCAGCGCGATATCCTCGATCACCTCGGCACGCACGGCGTGGTGGCCGCCGGCGCGGCGGTACACTCCGGCGTCGACCACGAGCAGTTGGCCGTTGGCCACCGACATCGACGGTCGCGCGGTGCGTTCGGCGAGACGCAGCGGAAGGGTGCTCATCCACGACCACTGCAGCAGTGGCTGGATGAGCCGTTCGGCAACGGTGTCGGCGCGTTGCCGCGGGTAAGGACTCACCAGGTCGAGTCCGGTGTCGCGCAGCAACGCCCCGGCGGCGACGAAGGCGCACGGTCGCACCCGCACGTCGGCGTCGACGAAGATCAGCAATCCCTCGGCATCGTCGGCGCGGCGGGCCAATTGCGCACACGCCCACGGCTTTCCGAGCCAGCCGTGCGGTGTGGGTGTTCCGGTGATCACCTCGACCCGGGGGTCCCGGCCGGCATATCCGACCGCCAGCTCGGCGGTACCGTCGGTGGACTCGTCGTCGAGCACGATGACGCGGCCCGGTCCCGGCCACCGATCGAGCGCGGCGAGGATCGCGTCGAGGCAGTCGATGACGTTGCTCGCCTCGTCACGCACCGGCAGCAGGACCACGAGCGGCTCGGAGTGCGGCACGGCAGTCAGATCGGGTTGTCGCAGGGTCATCGCATTGCGGACGGTGAGGGCGAGTGAACCGACGGCGAGGACGGCGCCGACGCGGACCACCTCCTGCCAACGATCAGTCGCGGACACGGTCTCGCCCCCGGATGAGCACCACGATCAGTGGAATCGCGATGGCGCCCATGAGAAATGCGCCGACCACGGCGACCGAGGGACGACCGAAGAACAGAGCGTGGGCGAGCACGCAGGAGCCGTAGGTCCACAGGTAGACGGTGATCGGTAGCGCGTCGGTGGTGGGCCGGCCGATCAATCGGTCGAGAATGATCATCATCGTCAGTGACACGACGAACCAACCGGCGAAGTTGGTGAGCGGGATACCGTCGACTCCCGGCAGGGCGGGCTCGGGGCGAGCCCACACCCAGTGGCCCTGGTCCACCATCTGCGGATCCAAGAACACATCCCAGGCGGTGAGCGCACACGCACCCACCACGGCGACGGCCCATCGCCGACGCGGTCCGACGAGGCGGCGGGCCACCACCAGCGCCGGCCACGCCATCATGATCCAGGCGAGCGGAACGAGGACCGGCACGCCGAGGACCTCGGGTCCCAGTGTTCCCGAATAGGCATAGTGGCCGAACGGGAATCCGGTGTGCACGCCCACGGATTCGGCCACCAGTCCGCCGCCGGCGGCGACCGCCACGAGAACGAGGGCAGCACGGACGCCGACGCTGCTGGCCACGTGGACACACGCCGTGGTAGCGAGGAGAAGAACGCTCGCGGCGGTCAGCGGCAGCGTCCCGCCGTCGGTGAACGGGAAGCACGCCTGCACGATCACCGTTGCGGCGAACAGACCCCAGCTGAGAAGCAGTGGCAGGCTGCGCGTTCCGTGCGGCGGGGCGGCGGTCGCAGGGCGTCGACGTTCGGCGGCGGATGTACGCGTCACGGGGTCCGCCCCTGATAGCGGCCCGCGAGTTCGAGCACCGCGAACCGGGCGAAGAGCTCCTCGGCATACCAGTGCTTGGGCACGGTGTCGCGGATGGCCTGCCGGTGTGCCGTTGAGCGGTAGGCGAAGTCGGTGAGGGCGGTCGCCGAGTCCCAGATCGAGAAGGTGCCCTGCAAACCGACGGGCGCCTCGCCGATGCCGAGTGCCAGCCGAAGACCTGGCGCGCCACCGAGCTCGGCGACCACCGGCGGCACCGCGCGCCAGAACGACAATGCCCGGGTGGGCCGCAGCCGCGCGCGGGTGACGACGGCGACCGGTCCCGGGTGCGCGGCGTTGCGGCCGGCACCGATCCCGAAGGGTTCCCGGCCGGCCCAGCGACCCCGGCTCGACAACGGCCGCAGCCGCACGGTCAGCTCTTCGTGACTGGCCTCCGACCACGAGCGGATGAAACGCGAGGACCCGGCGGCGTCGGCCGCGTCGATGTCGGGCCACACCGTCAGCAACGCCCAGTGCCGCGGGTCTGCGTCGCGCGGGGTGAAGGTGCGCGCCGACCCGGTGCCCATCAGCTTGCCGAATCGCAACCCCGGCAGTCGACGGAGGCCGACTCCGCCGTATGCCATGCGTCCCAGCGCACCGGTGACGCTGCGTACTCCCCAGATACGCAGGTCCACCACCGGGGTGGCGACCTGCGTCACGAGTCCCGCCAGATGCATCGGGACACGAGGCGAGCCAACGCATTCCGGCACACGTCGTCGACCGGCAGGGTCTCGACCGCAGCCAGCGCCTCGGCGGCGAGATCGTCGATCCGGTCTTCGACGTGACGCACGGCCCCGGTGTCGTGCAGCACCCGGCCGACCGCGACCAGGTCGTCGTCGGTGAGATGCGGATTTCCGAGGGATCGTTCGAGGAGCAGGCGCTGCGCCGGGTCGGCCCGTTCGGAGGCGACGGCGACGAGCAGGGTGCGTTTTCCCTCGCGAATGTCGTCGATGACGGGTTTGCCGGTCGTCGCCACGTCGCCGAATACCCCGAGCAGGTCGTCGCGCAATTGGAATGCCTCGCCGGCGATCAGTCCGAGGGACTCGTAGGCGTCGAGCAGGTCGTCGTCGGCGCCGGCGAGCGCACCGCCGAGCCGGAGTGGCTGGGCGACGGTGTATTTCGCGCTCTTGTAGTGCAGTACCAGCCGGGTACGGGTCAGCGATGTTGTCGGTGTGGCCTGGGCCAGCATGTCCAGGTACTGTCCGCCGACCGTTTCGTCACGCATCAGCGACCACACCGCGCGGGCCCGTTGACCGATCTCCGGCGATGCGGCCGATACCGCGTCGGCGAGCACCTCGTCGGACCACATCAGACAGAGATCCCCGGCCAGGATGGCCACGGCCTGACCGAACGCCTCCGGGTCCCCAGCGAGGCCGTC is part of the Gordonia bronchialis DSM 43247 genome and encodes:
- a CDS encoding glycosyltransferase; protein product: MSATDRWQEVVRVGAVLAVGSLALTVRNAMTLRQPDLTAVPHSEPLVVLLPVRDEASNVIDCLDAILAALDRWPGPGRVIVLDDESTDGTAELAVGYAGRDPRVEVITGTPTPHGWLGKPWACAQLARRADDAEGLLIFVDADVRVRPCAFVAAGALLRDTGLDLVSPYPRQRADTVAERLIQPLLQWSWMSTLPLRLAERTARPSMSVANGQLLVVDAGVYRRAGGHHAVRAEVIEDIALLRAVKAVGGRGGVTEGSQIAECRMYTGAVALRDGYRKSLWAAFGSSSAAVAVVGLLVVVHVVPAIAMVGGSRAGLVGYLAGVTSRAVVAATTHGRIWPDVAAHPISILAFGLLTADSMIARRRGTARWKGRTVAVGR
- a CDS encoding polyprenyl synthetase family protein produces the protein MSPPHISHAPTATIDTATINTAIETLWAENMLGVDAVLNRHVHARGRRLADIDPDIAPLADYLVRALSGGKRLRAAFCLWGARGAAGGDLPAGAVDAAAAIELFHLGALIHDDVMDHSDRRRGMPTVHRRFADRHTADGLAGDPEAFGQAVAILAGDLCLMWSDEVLADAVSAASPEIGQRARAVWSLMRDETVGGQYLDMLAQATPTTSLTRTRLVLHYKSAKYTVAQPLRLGGALAGADDDLLDAYESLGLIAGEAFQLRDDLLGVFGDVATTGKPVIDDIREGKRTLLVAVASERADPAQRLLLERSLGNPHLTDDDLVAVGRVLHDTGAVRHVEDRIDDLAAEALAAVETLPVDDVCRNALARLVSRCIWRDS
- a CDS encoding carotenoid biosynthesis protein; the encoded protein is MTRTSAAERRRPATAAPPHGTRSLPLLLSWGLFAATVIVQACFPFTDGGTLPLTAASVLLLATTACVHVASSVGVRAALVLVAVAAGGGLVAESVGVHTGFPFGHYAYSGTLGPEVLGVPVLVPLAWIMMAWPALVVARRLVGPRRRWAVAVVGACALTAWDVFLDPQMVDQGHWVWARPEPALPGVDGIPLTNFAGWFVVSLTMMIILDRLIGRPTTDALPITVYLWTYGSCVLAHALFFGRPSVAVVGAFLMGAIAIPLIVVLIRGRDRVRD
- the crtI gene encoding phytoene desaturase family protein → MTGTHQKRIVVIGGGVAGLATATLLAADGHDVELVEKNPDLGGRAGSWAHSGFRFDTGPSWWLMPEVFDHFFRLVGTSTEQRLDLRSLDPAYRVFFEGDADPIDITADVDLNRKVFESVEPGAGAALDDYLTSARRVYDLAVQRFLYTNFDSAAAYLGPTVLRNAPELTRLLLRTLDRFIAERFTDRRLRQILGYPAVFLGSSPDRTPAMYHLMSWLDIADGVRYPVGGFTTLVDALAAVALEHGVRVHTSTTAVAIETTPRRRLTRPLGRRASVRGVRVRDDDGDERTIDADVVVGATDLHHVETRLLPARLRTFGEKWWDRAVSGPGSVLVFLGVRGELPHLAHHSLFFTEDWTTNFDAIFESPTRVPDPASIYVCRPSATDPSVAPAGHENLFILVPVPADPDLGAGGEDGHGDATVERIADRAIALVADWAGVPDLAERIAVRRTVGPADFVTDVNAWSGGALGPAHTLRQSAFFRATNRSRKVDGLYYVGHSTTPGIGLPMCLISAELVRKRLRGDKSVGPSPTPPPPTTG
- a CDS encoding phytoene desaturase family protein, which produces MTEVLVVGAGVGGLAAALRLQALGHRVSIIEQSAEIGGKLGVLERDGFIFDTGPSLVTMPHVLQQLFAATGVAVDDVLPLTRLDIAARYRFPDGTRLDLPGELSEIPDALDTALGPGRGAQWMSFLARAEHIWDLTHHTFLESPISGRSLLRAARPADIATIAPWRSLRGLGSRYLRDPPLRMLLDRYATYTGSDPRRAPAALAAVPWAEQAWGSWYVPGGLGRIATAIADRFEALGGVIETGSTVAQISVGADGHADGVVLSDGTYRRADLVVANADAEQLYRSLLHTRSAARALRRIRRATASLSGFVLLLGVDDPPPDRCHHQVLFPEDYDAEFDAIFGRGGPPRPVADPTIYLSAPEDPQIVPAPGTGAWFVLVNAPRHEPRNGVDWDRGALATDYADMILHRMAERGLDIRTRVRHCDILTPADLERRTLTPGGSIYGTSSNGPRAAFLRPRNTTDVPGLFVVGGSAHPGGGLPLVMMSAKIVAELIGPAV